In Anaeromicrobium sediminis, the following are encoded in one genomic region:
- the fabZ gene encoding 3-hydroxyacyl-ACP dehydratase FabZ, whose product MLNNIEIQKIIPHRYPFLLVDKITEMEVGKRAVGIKNVTINEPFFQGHFPGNPIMPGVLIVEALAQVGAVSVLSMEENKGKLAMFTGIEGAKFRRQVVPGDTLRLEVEMVSMRRGMGKGEAVAYVGDEVACKATIKFAVVDNK is encoded by the coding sequence ATGTTAAACAATATAGAAATACAAAAGATAATTCCACACAGATATCCATTTTTATTAGTAGATAAGATAACTGAAATGGAAGTGGGAAAAAGAGCAGTAGGAATTAAAAACGTAACAATAAACGAGCCTTTCTTCCAAGGTCACTTTCCTGGAAATCCTATTATGCCAGGAGTACTTATTGTAGAAGCATTGGCACAAGTAGGTGCTGTATCTGTACTTAGCATGGAAGAAAACAAGGGGAAATTAGCCATGTTTACTGGAATTGAAGGGGCTAAATTTAGAAGGCAAGTTGTACCAGGAGATACGTTAAGACTAGAAGTGGAAATGGTTAGTATGAGAAGAGGAATGGGAAAAGGTGAAGCTGTAGCTTATGTGGGAGATGAAGTTGCTTGTAAGGCTACTATTAAATTTGCAGTGGTAGATAATAAATAG
- a CDS encoding rod-binding protein produces MKIETNPQLQQISTNQKNKDLKEACNQFEEYFVNLMLKNMKSTIGDSDLTEKSNGRQIFEEMLDEKIASNMARGRGLGLANEMYKQLTKNERINNV; encoded by the coding sequence ATGAAAATAGAAACAAACCCACAACTCCAACAAATCAGCACTAATCAAAAAAACAAAGACCTAAAAGAAGCTTGTAATCAATTTGAAGAGTATTTTGTAAATTTAATGCTTAAGAATATGAAAAGTACTATAGGCGATTCAGATTTAACAGAAAAAAGTAATGGTAGGCAAATATTTGAAGAAATGCTAGATGAAAAGATTGCATCTAATATGGCAAGAGGCAGAGGTCTAGGTCTGGCTAACGAGATGTATAAACAATTAACTAAAAACGAAAGAATCAATAACGTATAG
- the flgG gene encoding flagellar basal-body rod protein FlgG, giving the protein MRSLWTAASGMKAQQLNIDTISNNLANVGTTGYKKQRTEFKDLFYEKLSKSNADESGGKPVNLEVGHGVMPIATVRSFAKGNLEQSNNELDIAIDGDGFFEVRDANDNLFYTRDGSFKISVTDGEARLVTSDGYFVQSDGGDIELGEDFESINVSGSGTITVKLKGEEEAEELGLLKIVTFANRQGLEAKGGNLYKQSAVSGEPVEADEGQGGNIKQGFIETSNVQIVEEMVKMIMAQRAYEINSKSIQTADQMLEQANNLRR; this is encoded by the coding sequence ATGCGTTCACTTTGGACAGCAGCATCGGGAATGAAAGCACAACAACTTAACATAGATACTATTTCTAATAACTTGGCAAACGTAGGAACTACAGGATATAAGAAACAGAGAACTGAATTTAAGGATTTATTTTACGAAAAACTATCTAAGTCTAATGCAGATGAAAGTGGAGGAAAACCAGTTAATCTAGAAGTTGGCCATGGAGTAATGCCCATAGCTACGGTAAGAAGCTTTGCTAAAGGAAATTTAGAGCAGTCAAATAATGAACTGGATATAGCCATAGACGGAGATGGTTTTTTTGAAGTAAGGGATGCTAATGATAATTTATTCTATACAAGAGATGGTAGTTTTAAAATAAGTGTAACAGATGGGGAAGCAAGACTTGTTACTTCAGATGGCTATTTTGTACAAAGCGATGGTGGAGATATAGAACTAGGAGAAGATTTTGAAAGTATTAATGTATCAGGATCAGGAACAATAACTGTTAAACTAAAAGGTGAAGAAGAGGCTGAAGAATTAGGCCTATTAAAGATAGTTACCTTTGCCAATAGACAGGGACTTGAGGCTAAAGGTGGAAACCTATACAAACAAAGCGCCGTATCAGGAGAACCTGTAGAAGCTGATGAAGGTCAAGGTGGAAATATAAAGCAAGGATTCATAGAAACATCTAATGTTCAAATCGTAGAAGAAATGGTAAAAATGATAATGGCCCAACGTGCCTACGAAATAAACTCAAAATCCATCCAAACAGCAGACCAAATGTTAGAACAAGCAAATAATTTAAGAAGATAA
- a CDS encoding flagellar hook-basal body complex protein — MLRGLYAATTGMSINTKKLDVITNNIANMNTAGYKRDLVITESFPEVLISKQVDPREGFEEPSKGIEVTKVGSGYELKTDSGYFRTKYDNMNSHERTLKVAVNKDGYLSTFDMNSSGNINTNGGNLVIGNKGPIFVGQAPFEINENGQVLVDGNPVDNLVMPTPPGVIGTLNSGVKINKIATNFLQGNMQNTESDLDMAIDGDGFFQIQTPDGIRYTRDGSFKLNENKELVTQDGYPVLGEYGIIEIDAEKIGVNERGEILLDNEYWDTLKVVDLENKKDLRKLGNNTYKMEEGIEPIEKDFNGKVLQGFLEGSNVNSIKEMSKMISLYRNYETNQKIVKAYDETLGKTVNEIGKV; from the coding sequence ATGTTAAGAGGACTATATGCAGCTACAACGGGAATGAGTATTAATACAAAGAAATTAGATGTAATAACTAATAATATAGCTAATATGAACACTGCAGGTTATAAAAGGGATTTAGTAATAACAGAGAGTTTCCCAGAAGTGTTAATAAGTAAGCAGGTTGATCCGCGAGAAGGATTTGAGGAACCAAGTAAGGGTATAGAAGTAACAAAGGTTGGAAGTGGATATGAATTAAAGACTGATAGTGGATATTTTAGAACAAAATATGATAACATGAATAGTCATGAAAGAACTTTAAAGGTAGCTGTAAATAAAGATGGATATTTAAGTACTTTTGATATGAACTCAAGTGGAAATATAAATACTAATGGAGGCAATTTGGTAATAGGGAATAAAGGACCTATATTTGTAGGACAAGCGCCCTTTGAAATAAACGAAAACGGACAAGTATTAGTAGATGGAAACCCAGTAGATAATTTGGTTATGCCTACACCTCCAGGGGTCATAGGAACATTAAACTCAGGAGTAAAGATAAATAAAATAGCAACTAATTTTTTACAAGGGAATATGCAAAATACAGAAAGTGATTTGGATATGGCCATAGATGGAGATGGATTTTTTCAAATACAAACTCCAGATGGTATAAGATATACGAGGGATGGAAGTTTTAAATTAAATGAAAACAAAGAATTGGTGACTCAAGATGGATATCCTGTATTAGGCGAATATGGAATAATTGAAATAGATGCTGAAAAGATAGGTGTAAATGAAAGAGGAGAAATACTTTTAGACAATGAGTATTGGGACACTTTAAAGGTTGTTGACCTTGAAAATAAAAAAGACCTAAGAAAATTAGGAAACAATACATATAAGATGGAAGAAGGAATAGAACCTATAGAAAAGGACTTCAATGGAAAAGTACTACAAGGATTCCTAGAAGGATCCAATGTAAATTCTATTAAGGAAATGTCTAAGATGATTAGTTTATACAGAAATTATGAAACTAACCAAAAAATAGTAAAGGCTTATGATGAGACCTTGGGTAAAACGGTAAATGAAATAGGGAAAGTATAG
- the mreB gene encoding rod shape-determining protein yields the protein MFGLGMEVGIDLGTASVLVFIKGKGIVLQEPSVVAIDKNTNQLLAVGEEARRMLGRTPGNIVAIRPLRDGVISDYEVTERMLRYFIQKTCGKRRFFKPKIIVCVPSGVTEVEKRAAIEATEEAGGGRAHIIEEPIAAAIGAGIDITRPDGNMIVDIGGGTADIAVISLGGVVASKSIKVAGDTFDENIVKYMRKKHNLLIGERTAEALKKEIGCAYPKKQVTKMECRGRDLISGLPKTITTNSEEMLEALEEPVILIAEAVHAVLERTPPELAADISDRGIVMTGGGSLLEGLNKLIEERTGIPTYIAEDTVSCVAKGTGIALESFNVIEKSMMSSKSFRKK from the coding sequence ATGTTTGGATTAGGTATGGAAGTTGGTATAGATTTAGGAACGGCTAGTGTATTAGTTTTTATAAAAGGAAAAGGAATTGTTCTACAAGAACCATCCGTAGTAGCTATAGACAAAAATACAAATCAATTATTAGCAGTTGGCGAAGAAGCTAGAAGGATGTTAGGTAGAACTCCTGGAAATATTGTGGCCATAAGACCACTTAGAGATGGTGTTATATCAGACTATGAAGTAACGGAAAGAATGCTTAGATACTTTATTCAAAAGACTTGTGGCAAGAGAAGATTTTTCAAGCCTAAGATAATAGTATGTGTTCCTAGTGGTGTAACAGAAGTAGAAAAAAGAGCTGCCATTGAGGCTACTGAAGAAGCCGGTGGAGGAAGAGCTCATATAATCGAAGAACCAATTGCAGCTGCCATTGGTGCTGGAATTGACATAACAAGACCAGATGGAAATATGATAGTAGATATTGGTGGAGGTACGGCAGATATTGCAGTTATTTCACTGGGGGGAGTAGTTGCTAGCAAATCCATAAAAGTAGCTGGAGATACCTTTGATGAGAATATAGTTAAATATATGAGAAAAAAGCATAACCTACTAATCGGAGAAAGAACAGCAGAAGCATTGAAGAAAGAAATAGGTTGTGCATATCCTAAAAAACAAGTGACAAAAATGGAATGTAGAGGTCGTGACCTTATTTCTGGTCTTCCAAAGACTATAACTACTAACTCGGAAGAAATGTTAGAAGCCCTAGAAGAACCAGTAATTTTAATAGCAGAAGCAGTTCACGCTGTACTAGAAAGAACTCCACCAGAACTAGCAGCTGATATTAGTGATAGGGGAATAGTAATGACGGGTGGAGGTTCATTATTAGAAGGTCTAAATAAACTTATAGAAGAAAGAACTGGAATACCAACCTATATAGCTGAAGACACCGTGTCCTGTGTAGCTAAAGGTACAGGTATAGCATTAGAATCTTTCAATGTAATAGAAAAGAGTATGATGAGCTCAAAGAGCTTCAGAAAAAAATAG
- the spoIIID gene encoding sporulation transcriptional regulator SpoIIID, producing MKDYIEERAIEIAKYIINEKATVRQTARVFGVSKSTVHKDVTERLPKINPRVANQVKIILDKNKAERHIRGGKATRMKYRSS from the coding sequence GTGAAAGATTATATAGAAGAGAGAGCAATAGAAATAGCTAAATATATTATAAATGAAAAAGCAACGGTTAGGCAAACTGCAAGAGTATTTGGTGTAAGTAAAAGTACAGTTCATAAGGATGTTACAGAACGTCTTCCTAAGATAAACCCTCGTGTTGCAAATCAAGTTAAGATAATACTTGATAAAAATAAAGCCGAAAGACATATTAGAGGTGGCAAAGCGACTCGAATGAAATACAGAAGCTCATAA
- a CDS encoding M23 family metallopeptidase, whose product MKNKNSIHKLLEKKSFYIVLFLGVFILATSAVWVNKNKVEDDKIGEDYFNNENVAENVEDIDEPIIFIEDEMEDLKAEMNDQRQVAKKVEKSKDPTKTLVSRKTTNTKVDEEVPVLKIDEEEAVPSSSLANMNMIKPLDGTIGMNYAEDTLTYSKTLDQYTTHKGIDIEAELNTPVVSVLDGEVIEVITDSRLGITIAISHANGLITKYANLSTTEMVSVGDIVEQGQTISGVGKTALFEISEKPHLHFEVLLDGKNVDPEKFMK is encoded by the coding sequence ATGAAAAACAAAAACAGTATTCATAAATTATTAGAGAAGAAATCCTTCTACATTGTCTTATTTTTAGGCGTTTTCATATTGGCCACAAGTGCCGTATGGGTTAATAAAAATAAGGTTGAAGATGACAAAATAGGAGAGGATTACTTTAATAATGAAAATGTGGCAGAAAATGTAGAAGATATAGATGAACCTATAATCTTTATAGAAGACGAAATGGAAGATTTAAAGGCAGAGATGAACGATCAACGTCAAGTTGCCAAAAAAGTTGAAAAAAGCAAGGATCCAACAAAAACATTAGTATCTAGAAAAACTACAAATACTAAAGTAGATGAAGAAGTTCCAGTATTAAAGATTGATGAAGAAGAAGCAGTTCCTTCATCTAGTCTGGCTAATATGAATATGATAAAGCCATTAGATGGAACAATAGGCATGAATTATGCAGAAGATACACTTACATATTCTAAGACATTGGACCAATATACTACCCATAAGGGCATTGACATAGAAGCAGAATTAAATACTCCTGTAGTTTCAGTCCTTGATGGTGAAGTAATAGAAGTAATAACAGATTCAAGGCTGGGAATTACTATAGCTATATCCCATGCAAACGGATTAATTACTAAATACGCTAATTTAAGCACTACAGAAATGGTAAGTGTGGGAGACATAGTAGAACAAGGTCAAACCATAAGTGGTGTAGGAAAAACTGCTTTGTTTGAAATAAGTGAGAAGCCACATTTACACTTTGAAGTACTATTAGATGGAAAAAATGTAGATCCAGAAAAGTTTATGAAATAA
- the spoIID gene encoding stage II sporulation protein D, whose product MKKIIGLTIWIFVVIIIIPAILIRSCDIGEKSIKKEKIIKEDIKYVYVYRTKKDKVQKVEIEEYLKGVVSSEMPASFEMEALKAQAIAARSYAVSRVKAYRGKGNPGHKDSELCDDVHCQVYRDESDLRDVKPKHWMRDYYPKIEDAVESTKGLIMTYEGKPISQPLFHSTSGGKTENSEDVFTSAVPYLRSVESPYEKEAPHYTDEYVLRPSEFVAKMKKKYKDISISEKNIKSQIKIVERSEGGRILKIKIGNKIIRGRDVRSALGLRSANFSIRYGGGDIIFNTVGYGHGVGMSQWGANGMAKEGYKYDDILKHYYIGVEIMKMK is encoded by the coding sequence ATGAAAAAAATTATTGGACTAACCATATGGATTTTTGTTGTAATAATCATAATTCCAGCTATACTAATAAGGAGTTGTGATATAGGCGAAAAGAGCATAAAAAAGGAAAAGATTATTAAAGAAGACATAAAATATGTATATGTATATAGGACTAAAAAGGATAAGGTGCAGAAAGTAGAAATAGAAGAATACCTAAAGGGCGTAGTATCGTCAGAAATGCCAGCTAGCTTTGAAATGGAAGCATTAAAGGCGCAAGCCATTGCTGCTAGAAGCTATGCAGTGTCCCGTGTAAAAGCTTACAGGGGAAAGGGGAACCCAGGACATAAGGATAGTGAACTTTGTGATGATGTGCACTGTCAAGTGTATAGGGATGAATCTGACCTTAGAGATGTAAAACCAAAACATTGGATGAGGGATTACTATCCTAAAATAGAAGACGCAGTAGAAAGTACAAAGGGACTCATAATGACTTATGAAGGAAAACCCATATCTCAACCCCTATTCCATTCCACTAGCGGTGGTAAAACGGAAAACTCAGAAGATGTATTTACTAGTGCAGTTCCTTATTTAAGAAGTGTAGAAAGCCCTTATGAAAAGGAAGCACCACACTATACTGATGAGTATGTTCTTAGGCCTAGTGAGTTTGTAGCTAAGATGAAAAAGAAATATAAGGATATAAGCATTAGTGAGAAAAATATTAAATCCCAGATAAAAATTGTGGAAAGAAGTGAAGGTGGAAGAATATTAAAAATAAAAATAGGAAACAAAATTATAAGAGGTAGAGATGTGAGAAGTGCCCTAGGTTTAAGATCTGCCAATTTTAGTATAAGATACGGTGGAGGAGACATAATATTTAATACGGTAGGTTATGGTCATGGAGTTGGCATGAGCCAATGGGGAGCCAACGGTATGGCTAAGGAAGGCTATAAGTATGATGATATATTAAAGCATTATTATATAGGTGTAGAGATTATGAAAATGAAATAG
- the murA gene encoding UDP-N-acetylglucosamine 1-carboxyvinyltransferase translates to MGKFLVKRTDELKGRVKISGAKNSVLPILAASILSNDECILEEIPNLKDVVVMQELLKALGASVSYEEKTEIIKINGKNINTCEAPYDLIRKMRASFLVMGPLLAKCGKAKISLPGGCAIGSRPIDLHLKGFEALGANIKVDHGYIEASAEKLIGTTIYLDFPSVGATENIMMAATLAEGTTIIENVAEEPEIVDLANFLNSLGANIRGAGTDTIKIQGVTELGHCNHTIIPDRIEAGTFMTATAICGGDVEICNVVPGHLKPMTAKLRECGIVIEENGDSIRVISNREIIPTDIKTLPYPGFPTDMQSQFMSILTMASGTSVVIETVFENRFMHVGELKRMGANIKIEGRSAVVEGVKKLDGAQVKATDLRAGAALILAGMVADGETIIDDIYHVDRGYVKIEEKLRSLGANIERIE, encoded by the coding sequence GTGGGAAAGTTTCTAGTAAAAAGAACAGATGAATTAAAAGGTAGAGTTAAAATTAGTGGAGCTAAGAATTCAGTACTCCCCATATTGGCAGCTAGTATATTATCTAATGATGAATGTATACTTGAAGAAATTCCAAATTTAAAAGATGTAGTGGTTATGCAGGAATTACTAAAGGCTTTAGGTGCTAGTGTATCTTACGAAGAAAAAACAGAAATAATAAAAATTAATGGGAAAAATATAAACACTTGTGAGGCTCCCTATGATTTAATTAGAAAAATGAGAGCTTCATTTTTGGTTATGGGTCCCCTTTTGGCTAAGTGTGGCAAAGCTAAAATATCACTGCCTGGAGGTTGTGCCATTGGATCTAGACCTATAGATCTTCATTTAAAGGGATTTGAAGCTTTGGGTGCCAATATAAAAGTAGATCATGGATACATAGAAGCTAGTGCTGAAAAATTAATTGGAACTACCATATATTTAGATTTCCCTAGTGTGGGAGCTACAGAAAATATAATGATGGCTGCTACATTGGCTGAGGGAACTACCATAATAGAAAATGTGGCAGAAGAACCTGAAATTGTAGATTTAGCCAATTTCTTAAATAGCCTAGGAGCAAATATAAGGGGAGCAGGAACAGATACTATAAAAATTCAAGGCGTTACAGAGTTAGGTCATTGCAATCATACTATTATTCCAGATAGAATAGAAGCAGGAACTTTCATGACTGCTACTGCCATTTGTGGTGGAGATGTGGAAATATGCAATGTAGTTCCAGGTCATTTAAAACCCATGACAGCAAAGCTGAGGGAATGTGGAATTGTAATAGAAGAAAATGGAGATTCCATAAGAGTTATATCAAATAGAGAAATAATTCCAACGGACATTAAAACCTTACCATATCCAGGGTTTCCTACGGATATGCAATCTCAATTCATGTCCATATTAACTATGGCAAGTGGAACTAGTGTAGTGATAGAAACTGTATTTGAAAATAGATTTATGCATGTGGGAGAACTGAAGAGAATGGGGGCCAATATAAAAATAGAAGGAAGAAGTGCTGTCGTTGAAGGTGTAAAAAAATTAGATGGAGCACAAGTTAAGGCAACTGATTTAAGAGCTGGAGCCGCATTAATATTAGCAGGAATGGTGGCAGATGGAGAAACTATTATAGATGATATTTACCATGTGGATCGTGGATATGTGAAAATTGAAGAAAAACTGAGAAGTCTAGGTGCAAATATTGAAAGAATTGAATAA
- a CDS encoding YwmB family TATA-box binding protein, translated as MRGIKSIGIILIIILGIGFVSSAQNIGMDDIMDSFDGDFKEMNINGHIYMEGSIDEEKAMVMLKDISEKLNMEQVQIENNSDENIVQINGFYDRVDYDMSLIIQSNKGEDIKETNIVIDYTSVKKESIEAVKKKISEGLKEYGEINYYTSFIGTYNKEMTKEEKKEVVKNLIDTYKIKVEEEYEDKNIVSITGYTKNFKKWIQYGGKKVNINIAMRYNNYDEKTYVIIGYPLITIGY; from the coding sequence ATGAGGGGTATAAAAAGTATTGGAATCATATTAATAATTATTTTAGGAATTGGGTTTGTATCTAGTGCACAAAATATTGGAATGGATGATATAATGGATTCATTCGATGGAGACTTTAAAGAGATGAATATTAATGGACATATCTACATGGAAGGTTCCATAGATGAAGAAAAGGCTATGGTCATGTTAAAAGACATTAGTGAAAAACTAAATATGGAACAAGTTCAGATAGAAAATAATTCAGATGAGAATATTGTACAGATAAATGGTTTTTATGACCGAGTGGATTATGACATGTCTTTAATAATACAAAGTAACAAGGGAGAAGACATAAAAGAAACAAACATAGTAATAGACTATACTTCTGTGAAAAAGGAATCCATAGAGGCAGTTAAAAAGAAAATTAGTGAAGGTTTGAAGGAATATGGTGAAATAAATTACTATACTTCTTTTATAGGAACTTATAATAAAGAAATGACTAAAGAGGAAAAAAAGGAAGTAGTGAAGAATTTAATAGATACATATAAAATAAAGGTAGAAGAAGAATATGAAGACAAAAATATAGTTAGTATAACAGGATATACTAAGAATTTCAAAAAATGGATACAATATGGTGGAAAAAAGGTAAATATAAATATTGCCATGAGATATAATAATTATGACGAAAAAACTTATGTAATAATAGGATATCCATTGATTACCATAGGATACTAA
- a CDS encoding DUF1694 domain-containing protein — protein sequence MQFESELEKYTTMGLTGGFEIKGEEKKHWLGDYRERIVFALLEEQVMKKEALTILKEKVTDKRIDKLVIRNDIPEMIRDKMMDIAKMADITYKEIEKDDTAGPIALTLASKEAVEVDNVIMDNMPNLPEKFKRSKNKYLCEEHMEELKKEAPYFVNEFKEVNFFDKLTGEKCGVCELKNNGIMM from the coding sequence ATGCAATTTGAAAGTGAATTAGAAAAATATACAACAATGGGACTTACTGGTGGCTTTGAGATAAAAGGTGAAGAGAAGAAACATTGGCTGGGAGATTACAGGGAGAGAATAGTATTTGCGCTTTTGGAAGAACAAGTGATGAAAAAAGAAGCATTGACCATATTAAAAGAAAAAGTTACAGATAAAAGAATAGATAAGTTAGTTATAAGAAATGATATACCGGAAATGATTAGAGATAAGATGATGGACATAGCCAAAATGGCTGACATTACATATAAGGAAATTGAAAAGGATGATACTGCAGGACCTATAGCTTTAACCCTGGCAAGCAAAGAAGCTGTAGAAGTGGATAATGTAATAATGGATAACATGCCTAACTTACCGGAAAAGTTTAAGAGAAGTAAAAATAAATACTTGTGTGAAGAACATATGGAAGAATTAAAAAAAGAAGCTCCTTATTTTGTTAATGAATTTAAAGAAGTAAATTTTTTTGATAAATTAACTGGTGAAAAATGTGGAGTATGTGAATTAAAAAATAATGGAATTATGATGTAA
- the atpC gene encoding ATP synthase F1 subunit epsilon — MASTFKLEIVTPERDFFEGEVEEIVVRTVSGDLGILKDHMHTVSPLAPGIVKIKQDGKFKEAACSGGFIQVKTEKTTIVADSCEWPDEIDVKRAEEALKRAEENLNSSDENVDKKRARNAIRRAKARILVTMKDK; from the coding sequence ATGGCTTCTACATTTAAGCTAGAAATAGTAACCCCTGAGCGCGATTTCTTTGAGGGTGAAGTTGAAGAAATAGTAGTTAGAACTGTAAGTGGGGATTTAGGTATTCTAAAAGATCATATGCATACAGTAAGTCCTTTAGCACCAGGTATTGTTAAAATAAAACAAGATGGTAAATTCAAGGAAGCTGCTTGCTCTGGTGGTTTTATTCAAGTAAAAACTGAGAAAACTACTATTGTGGCAGATTCATGTGAATGGCCTGATGAAATAGATGTTAAAAGGGCTGAAGAAGCTTTAAAAAGAGCAGAAGAGAACCTAAATAGTTCTGATGAGAATGTCGATAAAAAAAGAGCTAGAAACGCAATTAGACGTGCGAAGGCTCGTATCTTAGTTACAATGAAAGATAAATAA
- the atpD gene encoding F0F1 ATP synthase subunit beta: MANNVGKVIQIIGPVLDIKFESDNLPELLNAIEIDLNGKKIVAEVAQHVGDDTVRCISMSSTDGLTRGVDAINTGAPISVPVGQKTLGRLFNVLGEAIDEKGDVGSEEKFPIHREAPPFDEQDTSSQLFETGIKVVDLLAPYVKGGKIGLFGGAGVGKTVLIMELINNIAKQHGGLSVFAGVGERTREGNDLYHEMIDSGVIDKTALVFGQMNEPPGSRMRVALTGLTMAEYFRDREGQDVLLFIDNIFRFTQAGSEVSALLGRIPSAVGYQPTLATEMGALQERITSTKKGSITSVQAVYVPADDLTDPAPATTFAHLDAKTVLSRDIASLGIYPAVDPLDSTSRIMDPATVGEEHYRVARRVQEVLQRYKELQDIIAILGMDELTDEDKVVVARARRIQRFLSQPFSVAEQFTGMEGKYVPIKETIRGFTEILDGKHDDLPESAFLYVGTIDEAVEKAKKES, from the coding sequence ATGGCTAATAATGTAGGTAAGGTTATTCAAATTATCGGACCTGTACTAGATATTAAATTTGAATCGGATAATTTACCAGAGCTTCTAAATGCCATTGAAATAGATTTAAATGGAAAGAAAATCGTTGCCGAAGTTGCTCAACACGTGGGAGATGACACTGTAAGATGTATTTCCATGTCATCTACTGATGGTCTTACAAGGGGAGTAGACGCAATAAATACGGGAGCGCCAATTTCTGTTCCTGTAGGACAAAAGACTTTAGGAAGATTATTTAACGTATTAGGTGAGGCTATAGATGAAAAGGGAGATGTAGGTTCAGAGGAAAAGTTTCCTATTCATAGAGAGGCCCCTCCTTTTGATGAACAAGATACTTCATCTCAATTATTTGAGACTGGTATAAAAGTAGTTGACTTACTTGCACCTTACGTTAAGGGTGGTAAGATCGGTCTATTTGGAGGAGCTGGAGTTGGTAAGACAGTACTTATCATGGAACTTATTAACAATATAGCAAAACAACACGGTGGACTTTCAGTGTTTGCTGGAGTTGGTGAAAGAACAAGAGAAGGTAATGACCTTTACCATGAGATGATTGATTCTGGAGTTATTGATAAAACTGCTCTAGTTTTCGGTCAGATGAATGAGCCGCCAGGATCTAGAATGCGTGTTGCGCTTACAGGTCTTACTATGGCTGAATATTTTAGAGATAGAGAAGGGCAAGATGTACTTCTATTTATAGATAATATATTCCGTTTCACACAAGCGGGTTCAGAGGTATCAGCCCTACTTGGACGTATACCTTCTGCCGTTGGTTACCAACCAACACTAGCTACTGAGATGGGTGCATTACAAGAGAGAATCACTTCTACTAAGAAGGGTTCTATCACATCTGTTCAAGCTGTATACGTACCGGCGGATGACTTAACTGACCCGGCACCAGCTACAACATTTGCCCACTTAGATGCAAAGACTGTATTATCTAGAGATATAGCATCCCTAGGTATTTATCCAGCCGTGGATCCACTAGATTCCACATCTAGAATTATGGACCCAGCCACAGTTGGAGAAGAACACTATAGAGTAGCTCGTAGAGTTCAGGAAGTTCTACAAAGATATAAGGAACTTCAAGATATTATAGCCATATTAGGTATGGATGAATTAACTGATGAAGATAAGGTAGTAGTAGCTCGTGCTAGAAGAATACAAAGATTCTTATCTCAACCATTCTCAGTTGCTGAGCAGTTTACTGGTATGGAAGGTAAATATGTACCTATCAAAGAAACTATCAGAGGATTTACTGAAATCTTAGATGGTAAGCATGATGATTTACCAGAGTCTGCTTTCCTTTATGTAGGAACTATAGACGAAGCTGTAGAAAAAGCTAAGAAAGAGAGCTAA